The segment CGGATGAATACTGAACATACAGAACAAGAAAACCCAATCGTCGAAGAAACATCAACTGTAGAACAAGAAGCAGCATTTGTAGAACCAGGAACCCTGTTAAGAGAAAAGCGCGAAGCTTTAGGGTTAACACAACAACAAGTCGCTGATCGTTTGAGATTGCGTTTATCCATTGTTCAAAACTTAGAAGCCAACAACTTTGAATCTGATTTAGTCGCTACCTTTATTCGCGGCTATTTGCGTTCTTACGCCAAAGCGGTTGGATTAAAAGAATCTGAAATTTTGCAAGCTTATGAGAAAAGCACAGCTTCGGAACCTCAAGAGCAAACCATGCAAAGCTTCTCAAAGAAAACCAAGCGTGCCAAACACGATAGCCATATTATGACTATTACTTGGGTTATCTTGGTGATTCTTATCGGTATGTCATCACTTTGGTGGTGGCAGAACCACAGAGACAGTGGATTCGAAGCGGATAAAGATGCTGAAGTTTCAGCGGTTTTGAGCAATGAGTCATCATTGCAGGATTCGCGTAACGATCAAGAGTTTGCAACGGTCAGCGAATTAACCGAAGAATCAGGTGAAGAGCCTGTTGAACCAACGTCACCTGCTGATGAAGTTCAAGCGGTAGAACAGAGTGAAGAACCAGTAGTTGAAGACGTTGAGCCTGCGATTAGCGAACAAGCGCCTGTTGCAGTGGAAGAAGAACCGATGGTTGTTGAAGAGCCAGTTGTTGAGACGCCTGTTGTAGAACAAGCCGATGCAAGCAACTTGCTAACACTTTCTTTCTCAGCGGATTGCTGGATTCAAGTTAAAGATGCGACGGGTAAAACCTTGTCGACTGGCATTAAACAAGCGGGTCAGACACTGAATTTACGCGGACAAAAACCTCTACAAGTGATTCTTGGCGCTCCAGAGAGCGTATCAATGACATTTGCAAGTGAACCTGTAGACCTTTCTGGGTATACTTCAGGCAAAGTAGCAAGACTCACCTTACCTTAGACAATACTATGCAACACGAATCTCCGATCAAACGTCGTCCTTCTACACGTATTTATGTAGGGGATGTGCCAATTGGCGATGGTGCGCCAATTGCTGTGCAATCAATGACCAATACAAGAACGACTGACGTGGAAGCGACAGTCGCTCAGATCAAAGCTCTGGAAAATGTCGGTGCAGATATCGTTCGCGTATCTGTTCCTACTATGGACGCCGCAGAAGCTTTCAAGCTCATCAAACAGCAAGTATCAGTGCCGCTCGTTGCGGATATTCATTTTGACTATCGTATCGCATTGAAAGTGGCAGAGTACGGTGTTGACTGTTTACGTATCAACCCAGGCAACATTGGTAACGAATCTCGCATCCGTTCTGTTGTTGACTGCGCGCGTGATAAAAATATCCCGATTCGTATCGGTGTAAACGGCGGATCATTAGAAAAAGATCTGCAAATGAAATATGGCGAGCCAACCCCAGAAGCATTGGTGGAATCGGCGATGCGCCATGTGGATATTCTTGATCGTCTGAACTTTGATAAGTTTAAAGTCAGTGTGAAAGCATCCGATGTGTTCCTTGCGGTGGATTCCTACCGCTTGCTGGCGAAGAAAATCGACCAGCCATTGCACTTAGGTATTACTGAAGCGGGCGGCGCTCGTGCCGGTTCAGTGAAGTCTGCGGTTGGCTTAGGCATGCTGTTGGCGGAAGGTATCGGTGATACTTTGCGTATCTCTTTGGCTGCCAATCCGGTTGAAGAAATTAAAGTCGGTTTCGATATTTTGAAATCACTGCGTATCCGTTCTCGCGGAATTAACTTTATCGCTTGCCCGAGCTGCTCTCGTCAAGAGTTTGATGTTATTTCTACTGTGAACGAGCTGGAACAACGGTTGGAAGATATTTTGACGCCAATGGATGTTTCAATTATTGGCTGCGTAGTAAATGGCCCGGGCGAAGCGGAAGCTTCCCATTTAGGTCTGGCAGGCAGCAATAAGAAAAGCGCATTTTATGAAGACGGCGTTCGTCAAAAAGAACGTTTTGACAACGACGATCTAGTTGCTCAGCTTGAAGCGAAAATTCGCGCCAAAGCATCAATGTTAGATGAGAAGAGTCGCATCAACATTCAGCAACTTGAACAAGATTAATCTAAACGATATTACGGTAACTATTTTGGCAAAGACTATTCAAGCAATCCGAGGCATGAACGACTGTCTCCCAACTCAGTCTCCACTTTGGCAAAAAGTGGAAGGCACGGTAAAAAACGTAATTAGTGCTTACGGCTATAACGAAGTTCGTATGCCTATCGTTGAGATGACACATCTATTTAGCCGTGCGATTGGTGAAGTCACTGACGTTGTTGAAAAAGAGATGTACACCTTTGAAGACCGTAACGGTGATAGCTTAACGCTACGCCCAGAAGGTACTGCGGGTTGTGTACGTTCTGGTATCGAAAATGGTCTGTTGTACAACCAAGAACAACGTCTGTGGTACATGGGCCCAATGTTCCGTCATGAACGCCCTCAGAAAGGTCGCTACCGTCAGTTCCACCAATGTGGTGTGGAAGTATTTGGTCTTGATGGCCCTGATGTCGATGCTGAACTGATCATGATGACGGCTCGTATGTGGCGTGAGCTTGGCATTTCTGAACATGTACGTCTTGAACTGAACTCAATCGGTTCACTTGACGCGCGTGCGAACTACCGTACCGCTTTAATTGAGTATTTAGAGCAGTATATGGATGTACTGGATGATGACTCTAAGCGTCGTCTATACACCAACCCTCTGCGCGTACTGGATACTAAAAACCCAGATGTTCAAGCCGTATTAGGTGACGCACCTAAGCTGTCTGACTACCTAGATGAAGAGTCAAAACAACATTTTGCAGGTTTATGTGAACTTCTTGATGTTGCTGGTATCGAATATACGGTTAACGAGCGTTTAGTTCGTGGTCTGGATTACTACAACCGTACTGTATTTGAGTGGATCACTGAAAGTCTTGGTTCACAAGGTACCGTATGTGGCGGTGGTCGCTACGATGGTCTTGTTGAGCAGTTGGGTGGAAAACCAACCCCAGCTGTAGGCTTTGCTATGGGTCTAGAACGTTTAGTGTTGATGATGGAAACATTAGGCAACACAGATGTTCGTCGCAGCGTTGATGTTTACGTGGTGACGGCTGGCGAAGGTACTCTGTCAGCGGGAATGAAGCTTGCTGAATTAATTCGTGAGCAGGTTCCAGGTCTTCGTGTTATGACACACTTCGGCGGCGGAAACTTTAAGAAACAGTTTAAGCGTGCGGACAAAGTTGGTGCTGCGATAGCATTAGTTTTGGGTGAAGACGAAGTTGCGGGTAACACTGTGGTTGTAAAAGACTTAGCAGGCGGCGAGCAAGAAACAATTTCTCAAGCAGAGATCGCGAGCAAGCTGGCTCATCTGATCTAATAGCGCATTTTTAGAGATACATTATGCCAATGCTCGTCATTGGCATTAATAAAGAGGATAGGAAGTGGAACTCTACGATACTGAAGAACAACAAGTAGAAGCGATCAAAGATTGGTGGAAGGAAAATGGCAAAGCCGTAATGTTAGGTGCTGCCATTGGCTTAGGTGGTCTTTTTGGTTGGCGTTTTTATCAAGATAGCGTAACCGAAGCGAAAGAGGCTGCTTCAGAAGCTTATACTCAAGCAATCCAGTCTCTATCCTCTAAAGGCATTGATGCGAGTGGTGATGTTCAAAGCTTTATTGATGGCAATAAAGACACTGAGTATTCAGTGCTTGCAGCAATGCAACTTGCAAAAGTTCAAATTGAAGCAGGTAATTTAGACGAAGCTTTAGCACAACTTGAGTGGGCGAAAAGCACGACTAAAGATGCGGCTTTAAAACCAGTGATTACTTTACGCGTTGCTCGAGTTCAGGCTGAGCAAGGTGATTTTGATGCTGCATTAGCTGAGCTGAACAATATTACAGAAGAAGGTTGGGCAGGCCGAGTGGCTGAATTGCGCGGTGATATTTCTCTGCGTAAGGGCGACACTGCTGCTGCTTATGCCGCTTACACTGAAGCGCAACAAGCGACGGATGCAAGCCAAACGTTGCAAATTAAACTGGACGACCTAGCCAAGTAAGGGCACAAGTTGATGAAAAAGATGTTCAACAAAGTGCTTCTGTCCTCAGCTGTGTTAGCTCTGCTAGCCGGCTGTGCCAGCGAAGAAGAAAACGTTGTGATGGCACCTGTGCCAGTGGTGAAAAGTGAATTTACGCCTCAGTCACTGTGGAGTACTTCTATCGGTGATGGCGTTGGTCATTACTTTTCTAAGCTGTCACCTGATTTTGCTTACGGCAAAGTTTTCGTTGCAAGCCGTGACGGTATTGTAAAAGCGCTTGATCCTGAAAATGGCAAAGAGATCTGGAAAGTCGATCTGGAAGAAGATGTTTCTGCTCGTCTTTCCGGCGGTATCGTTGCTGCGTATGGCCAAATCTACATTGGCAGTGAAAACGGTGTTGTTATTGCTTTAAATGCTGAGACTGGTGAAGAGTCTTGGAAAGTGAAAGTCGAAGGTGAAGTGTTAGCTTCCCCTGTAGCAGACAATAACCTTGTTATCCTCAATACCAGTCGTGGTGCGTTAGTCGCATTAGATCAGGCGACCGGTAGCCAGAAATGGACAATCAGTACTGAAGTACCGAACTTAACGCTACGTGGTGAAAGCCAACCAGCCGCTGTTTCTGGTGGTGTGTTCTGGGGTACGCCAAGTGGTCGTCTGGCTGCTGCAATTTCTGCTCGTGGTCAGCTTATTTGGCAACAACCAGTAGGCCAACCGAAAGGTGCGACTGAAATTGACCGTTTAGTGGATGTCGATGCGTCTCCTGTGATCATCGGTGGAACGCTTTACACGATTGGTTTCAACGGTCAGTTAATTGCAGTTGATCTGCGTTCTGGTAATCCTATCTGGAAACGTAATTACTCATCAGCAACCGATATGGCTACTGATGGCGGCCGTCTATTCCTAGTGACGGATAAAGATCACTTAGTTGCGGTTGATTCGCGCAGTGGTACTGAGCTATGGAGCAACGACCAGTTAGAGCACCGTTTGCTGACCGCACCAAAAGTGATTGAAGGCTACGTAGTTGTTGGTGACAGCGAAGGTTATCTGCACTGGATTGATCGTAGCTCTGGTGAGTTTGTTGCTCAGCAGTTGATTGACGATAGCGGTTTTGCTGTTGGTCCAATGGTGATTGATGGCGGTTATGTTCTGGTTACTCGCGATGGCGATGTAAAGAAACTGACGATCAAAAAGTAAATTGTGATATCATTCACAAACGGCTCCTAGCTGGAAACAGTTAGGAGCCGTTTTATTGAAATAAATAATGTGGTTATAGGTAATACTTATATATAACCTTCCTACTTGAAGCTGCAGCGGTGTTGACTACGTTCGTTCACCCCAATCACGCATGGTAATTTGTGGTCATGGGGATTCACTCACTTGCCGCCTACCTGCAACTCCAAGTAGTTTGGGTATAATTCGCGTAGGCGGATATATTGGTATAAAGCTGATTGGTTGTTTTCTCAGTCATTACCTATAACTACATATGATTAATAATTGTAGAGGTTGTTATGATACCTGTTGTTGCTCTTGTTGGGCGTCCTAACGTAGGTAAATCGACACTGTTTAACCGATTAACGCGTACGCGCGATGCTTTGGTTGCAGATTTCCCTGGCTTAACTCGTGACCGTAAATACGGCCAAGCAAAGCTAGGTGAGCACGAATTTATTGTTATTGATACTGGCGGTATTGATGGCAGTGAAGAAGGTGTTGAAACTAAAATGGCTGAACAGTCGCTAGCTGCGATTGAAGAGGCAGATGTTGTGCTGTTTATGGTAGATGGCCGCGCTGGTCTTACCGTATCAGATGAAGCGATTGCACAGCATCTTCGTCGTATTGAAAAGAACAGCATTTTGGTTGTAAACAAAGTGGATGGTATTGACGCAGACGCAGCGAGTGCTGAGTTCTGGCAACTTGGTATGGAAAACATGTACCAAATCGCTGCAGCTCACGGCCGTGGCGTTGGTGCTTTAATTGACCGTGCGTTGAACCCTATTGCGGAAGAGATGCAGGCTCAAGATGCACTTCTGGAAGATCTGACTGATATTGAAGATTCAGAAGAAGAGCAGCTAGAGTATACCGAAGAAGAAGCGGAAGCAGCGTATAAGCGTCTACAAGATCAGCCAATTAAACTGGCTATCATTGGTCGTCCAAACGTAGGTAAGTCAACGCTGACTAACCGTATTTTGGGCGAAGAACGTGTCGTGGTTTACGATATGCCGGGCACCACGCGTGATTCTATCTACATCCCGATGAAGCGTGATGAGCGTGAATACGTGCTGATTGATACCGCAGGTGTTCGTCGCCGTAAACGCGTTAACGAAACGGTTGAGAAATTCTCAGTAGTTAAAACGTTGAAAGCTATTGAAGATGCCAACGTTGTATTACTGGTTATTGATGCTCGTGAAAACATTTCTGATCAAGACTTAAGCTTATTAGGTTTTGCTCTTAACGCTGGTCGTTCAATTGTTATCGCCGTCAATAAGTGGGATGGCTTAAACACCGATGTTAAAGAACACGTTAAGAAAGAGCTGGATCGTCGTTTAGGCTTCGTTGACTTCGCTCGTATTCACTTTATTTCTGCGTTACATGGCACAGGTGTTGGACACTTGTTTGAATCTGTTCAAGAGGCATACAAGTCTGCGACAACTCGTGTTGGTACATCGGTTCTGACTCGAATCATGAAGATGGCGACTGAAGATCACCAACCGCCGATGGTTCGTAGCCGCCGAGTGAAGCTCAAGTACGCGCATGCTGGTGGTTATAACCCACCAATCGTAGTTGTGCACGGTAACCTTGTTAAAGAGCTACCAGACTCTTACAAGCGTTATCTGATGAACTACTTCCGTAAGTCACTGGATATCATGGGTACACCGATTCGTATTCAGTTCCAGAACAGCGAAAACCCATTTGAAGGTAAAACTAACAAAATGACGTTATCGCAAGAGCGCAAACGCAAGCGCTTGATGACCATGATGAAAGGTCGCAGAAAATAACGCTTTTTAAGAGCCCAAGCATTGCTTGGGCTTTTTTCTGTTATCTGTAAACCTCTGCTTTTTGCAGAGGAGATTGCTAATCATAACCGTCCGATAATTTGATATGTCATATACACCTACTCAAGTCACTTTTACACAATCCATTTATCAGCTCTCAAGCGAGGTACAGTTTGTTAGAGTTAGCGAAGAAGCACTTTATATTGTGACCTCCCAGACTCCTTTTCATCCTGTGAGCCATATTTGGCCTGATCATCCAGCCGATCGAGGAACACTCGCTATCGGAGAGCGTATCTATACAGTTGAGCACTGCCTTGTAGGGGCGATTAATCAGGCCGAGCATCAGTTGTTGGTCGGTAAAGAGATTCCCGTAAAACGAGATGAACCCGGTTGGGTGTTCGTTGTCGTGCATCAAATCAAGGCAGAAGAAAATACTGTCAAAGTTCATGATGTAGTGAGTTTAACTGTTGACGATATTTATCAGAACCAGCTTAGCCGTGGTCATAGCGCAGGTCACTTAGCTTACTTAGCGTTAAATAAAGTGTTAGCGGCTGGATATTGGCGTAAAGATGCAGACAGGAAAGACCCTCACGGCCACAATGATTTTAATAGTTATGCGCAAGTGACGAGCTTTGTCACAGAAGATCGCTGTGTAGACACGTATCGTCTAGGGAAAACATTGCGTAAGCGTGGTTTGAATAGCGCAGATATGCTAGAAAACTTAGCTAAGATTGAAGAGCAGGTAAATGTGCAGCTTGCGTCTTGGTTAACACTGGGATCAAAAATCGAGATCACCAGACAAGGCGAGAACCTGACGGATTCACGCTACTGGCAGTGTGATTTGCAGGAAGGTGAAATAGCGATAATCCCTTGCGGTGGAACGCATTGTGATTCATTGAATAGCTTCAAAGAGATACAAGTGAAGCTAGTACAACGTGACAGTGAACATATCGAAATGCATACGCATGTAACTCATCAATTGGAAAATAATCCTTTTGTTAAGTTCTGATTTGTTGAGGTTTTAAAGTTATAAGTAGATTATTAATCTGTTTAAAATCCAAATGCAGAATATGTAACTTATGCTTTCGGTGTGTGGTTATATAAATGTTCTTTTAAGGGTAGATCGCTGAACAAAGCAGATAAAGCGGAAGATCGGATTGAGATCTCTTTAACGATCTTTAATATGTAAGCAGGCGTTTAAACCAAAGATTTCGAATTAGAAGTTGGAGTAGTGTAATGGAAAACTTGTGTCCTCAATGTGACAAAGAGCTTGTGTGGGACGGACAGTACCACTGTTCATCATGTGAGAGTCATTTTAAAAAGGTTGGATTTTGTCCCGACTGCGAAGCCGAACTAGAGAAACTGCAAGCATGTGGAGCTGCCAACTATTTTTGTAATACTTGTAATGAGCTGAAGTCAAAATCGCATATTCGTTTTGAGTTTCAAAAAGTTGACTAATCGGTTTATTTAAGTTCTTTTCAATATTAAATCTCACTCAATGACTGAGTGAGATTTACCCTACAGTTATATCAGTCCTCGATATCTATTCTATTCGCTTTTCATCTGTATCATTTGTTAGCTGGGAATCCACATATGAAGTTGGATAAACACTGAAATGAAACGGAAAGAACTCGCGAAAATGACCGACAAAGTGTTGCAGCGATATTTACTTTGGCTGCCAAGCATACTTATGGTGTGTGCCATTGGTACGTCTTTTATAAATCAGCAGTTATTTTCAAATAACTTAATCGCTTCGGTCATCACTAGTGTCGAAGAACAATACATTGCCATGAGAAAAGCGGAAGTTGTTGAACGAGTTGATACAACAATCAAAATGTTGGATGTCATTCGCCAAAGTAACGGTCTCGCTGACGGTGATATTATTCCGACGGGGCTTTTCAATAAGACAATGAACTCTTTCCAGTTGTTAAACGAAAATAATGACGGCTATATTTTTGTTATCAACAAGAACAAAAAGTTCGTAGTACACCGAAATTCAGACAATTTATTTAGAGACGATATCGACGATAAAGTTGTTCACTATATTTATCAAAGCGCTATTAATGGCGCGTCTTGGGTTGAATATAGCGATAAAGCCTTTAATAACCGTAAGAGTGATGCTGAAGCACAAAAGATCACACATATTCGTTATGTTGAGGATTGGGACGTTGTTTTAGGTAGTGGTGAGCTTTTACACGATATTAAAAACTATTCCGAGTCTGAAGCTAAACTGGTGACGGATTTAGTCCTAGATGAGAAGTCCAATCAAAACTTATTCCATATTCTGGTTTTCATAATCTTCGCTGGCATCATTTATTACTTAAAAAATATTACATCCCAAAAGTTGTACGAATATAAATCGGCGATCGAAGAAAAACTTATCCAAATTGAAGAGAAAGACAATGAAATTGCTTTCCGCTCTCTTTATAACGATGTAACTGGTTTGCCGAATAGAAAGGCCACGTCCGATTATATTGATAATCTATGTCTGCAAGAAAAAGGCGAAGAATACCAATTACAATTGATCGACATTGTCGACTTTCAGAAAGTAAATAACCAGTATGGTTTTGCCGTTGGTGACCGAATACTTCGCCAAGTAACCAGCGCTCTTGAAGAGTTAAAGGATGAAACCATGTTCATCGGGCATGTTGCGGCAGACCAATTTGCCGTGATTTGCCAAAAGTCAGTCAGTTTGTGTATCGATGTAGCAAAAGAAACAGAAACCTTTGAGAAGTTTGATATCTGCGGTGAAATGATCTCACTACGTGTCCGTAATGCAGTCGTGAACTTCAAGAACAGAAATATTTTGGGTTCGATCATTGTTCGTAACGGTTAGCTGGCCATGAAGTATGCGAAGGCAAATAATTTATTTCACGTAAACTATTCTTCGTTTATGTCTAAGAGTTCAGAGCGTCATTTTAAGATCTCGAACCTTCTTGATTTCGCTATCGAAAACAAAGAATTCTATGTTCACTACCAGCCGCAAGTAAGTACATTGAACGTTAAGATAATTGGCGTAGAGGCTTTAGTTCGTTGGGATAACGTTGAGCTAGGTCGAGTTGCGCCGTTGGATTTTATTCCTATCGCAGAGAAGAAAGGAACCATTGGTAAGATCAGTGATCTGGTATTGACTCAAGCTTGTAATGACATTCAATCAGTTAGCCCGAATGGTGAAGAAGCATTGACTCTTTCAGTCAACATTTCTCCTAACCAGCTTATGAGCAAAAGGTTCGTTGAAAATACTATTGAGATCATTGAATCGACAGGTATTGATCCAAGTCGTATTGTGTTTGAAATCACGGAAGGTACATTCTTAAACGATATTCCAGGCACAGTTGCGGTTATTGAACAACTAAAAGCCGTAGGTATTAAGTTCTCAATTGATGATTTTGGTACCGGTTACTCATCTCTAAGCTATTTATCTAAGTTACCCGTTGCGTTGATGAAGTGAAAATTGATAAGAGCTTTATCAATGATTTAGTCGAAGATGAAGATGCTTACAACTTAGTGAAAAGTATCTTGGCGGTTGCGAACATCAAGCAGCTTACCATTGTGGCAGAGGGGGTTGAAACCAAAGAGCAGTCGCAAATTCTTGGTGACCTTGCTTGCCACTTACTGCAAGGTTATTACTTCTCTCGCCCAGTCGATGTAGAAAATCTGACCAAGAAAATAAAAGATAATTTAAAGGTTGAGTAAGACCCGAGTTGTGTTGGGATTCCACTGTGATATTTGCCACTGATAGCCTCAGTGGCTTTTTTATAACAGGATAACGAGATGAGCCTATTTTACGATTGAGCGAATCTCGCCCTCTTTGAGACGAGTTACGATTAGATCACCTTGCTTAACATCATTGGCATCATGGATAACGTCACCTTGAGCATTTTGAGTGATTGAATAGCCGCGCGACAATGTCGCCAACGGACTAACCGCGTTCATTTTATCTGTCAGGCGAGTAAACGTGTGGCGAGAAGAGACAAGATATCGCTTCATGGCATCATTCAGTTCTTTTTGTTTACTGGTTAACAAATATTGTTGATTGCGCAGTATCTTTTCCGGTGACAGCAACTGAAGCTGATGTTTCTGTTTATCGAGATGTTGTTGTGTTTTGTTGATTTGAGCTTGAATCGCACGCTCTAAACGCATGCTGTATTCATCTAACTGTTGCTGCTGGCGTTGTAAACGATTGGCTGGATGCTGTCGGTCTAAACGATGTTGCAGCTGTTTCAACTCCACTTTCTGCTGAGCAAAATAGTGGCGCATAGCGCTGGCTATCTTGTGACGATAGGTTTGAAACGCTTGCTTCTTATGCGTGTTGTCTCTACTGACCAGTTCAGCAGCCGCTGATGGTGTTGGTGCTCGAACATCGGCGACGAAATCGGCAATAGTGACATCAATTTCATGTCCAACTGCACTGATAATCGGGATCTGACTGGCTGCAATAGTACGGGCAACGATTTCGTTGTTAAAGCACCATAAATCTTCCAATGAGCCACCGCCACGACCTACGATCAACACATCGCATTCCGCTCGGGAGTTCGCACACCCAATCGCTTGAGCTATTTGAATCGCAGCCTCTTCTCCCTGAACCAGAGTAGGGTAGATGATCACAGGTAAACTCGGATCTCGGCGTTTAAGTACTTGAAGAATGTCGTGCAGAGCAGCACCGGTTTTCGATGTGATGACACCCACGCATCTTGGATGTTCAGGAAGGCTTTGCTTTAAGGTATGAGCGAACAAGCCTTCAGAAGCCAACTTCATTTTTAGTTGGTCGAATTCCTGTTGTAAGCGGCCATCACCTTCAGGCTGCATACTTTCAATGATGATTTGATAATCACCACGCGGTTCATACAGGGATAATCGTGCTTTCACCAATACTTGCTGACCATTCTTCGGCTTAAAGTTCACAAAGCGATTACTGCCTTTGAACATGGCGCATTTTACTTGGGCACGAGAGTCTTTAAGCGTGAGATACCAGTGACCAGAAACAGGAGCTGAGAAATTGGAAATTTCACCAATTAACCAAACGATGCCCATTTCATTTTCTAGTAATAATCGGACTTCAGCATTAAGACGAGAAACGGTGTAGATGTTTGGATTGGTATTGGAAGGCACTAATTTTTCAACCAGACGTGAGTATGGAAATTAGCGGCAATATAATACATAGCAAGGGGCGGAATGCAAATTAAAATGAAAAAAATGTGTAGCCAAGCGATTGCGTCGGGCGTATAATCCGTCCGCAATATCTAATCCAAATGTAAATTTTCGGGATGGTTAAACATTCTATACGAAAAGGGCATTTGGATTGTTTTTATATTTACCCTCTAAATTGTGAGATATTGCAAATGCTTAGAATTGCCAAAGAAGCGCTGACATTCGACGATGTTCTACTCGTACCAGCACACTCCAC is part of the Vibrio diazotrophicus genome and harbors:
- a CDS encoding EAL domain-containing protein gives rise to the protein MSKSSERHFKISNLLDFAIENKEFYVHYQPQVSTLNVKIIGVEALVRWDNVELGRVAPLDFIPIAEKKGTIGKISDLVLTQACNDIQSVSPNGEEALTLSVNISPNQLMSKRFVENTIEIIESTGIDPSRIVFEITEGTFLNDIPGTVAVIEQLKAVGIKFSIDDFGTGYSSLSYLSKLPVALMK
- a CDS encoding EAL domain-containing protein, producing MKIDKSFINDLVEDEDAYNLVKSILAVANIKQLTIVAEGVETKEQSQILGDLACHLLQGYYFSRPVDVENLTKKIKDNLKVE
- the xseA gene encoding exodeoxyribonuclease VII large subunit, which codes for MPSNTNPNIYTVSRLNAEVRLLLENEMGIVWLIGEISNFSAPVSGHWYLTLKDSRAQVKCAMFKGSNRFVNFKPKNGQQVLVKARLSLYEPRGDYQIIIESMQPEGDGRLQQEFDQLKMKLASEGLFAHTLKQSLPEHPRCVGVITSKTGAALHDILQVLKRRDPSLPVIIYPTLVQGEEAAIQIAQAIGCANSRAECDVLIVGRGGGSLEDLWCFNNEIVARTIAASQIPIISAVGHEIDVTIADFVADVRAPTPSAAAELVSRDNTHKKQAFQTYRHKIASAMRHYFAQQKVELKQLQHRLDRQHPANRLQRQQQQLDEYSMRLERAIQAQINKTQQHLDKQKHQLQLLSPEKILRNQQYLLTSKQKELNDAMKRYLVSSRHTFTRLTDKMNAVSPLATLSRGYSITQNAQGDVIHDANDVKQGDLIVTRLKEGEIRSIVK